Proteins from a genomic interval of Sphingobacterium lactis:
- the wecB gene encoding non-hydrolyzing UDP-N-acetylglucosamine 2-epimerase codes for MKKKNLIVFGTRPEAIKMAPLVKAFQNQPDFETKVCVTAQHREMLDQVLEFFAIQPDFDLNLMKPNQNLYTLTADIITELKPVLEEFKPDYVYVHGDTTTTMASSIAAFYSGAQVCHVEAGLRTHNKRSPFPEEINRQVAGRICDYHFAPTEASKANLLRENIQEKDILVTGNTVIDALFDSSERVKDLNNPEIEKLKGIVDTDKRLILVTGHRRENHGQGFINICEALKEIALTNPDVQIIYPVHLNPNVKKPVYEILSDVSNIQLIDPLAYPAFVWLMNKSYLIITDSGGVQEEAPSLGKPVLVMRDTTERPEAVDAGTVILVGTDKGKIIKEAQDLLRNPGRYQDMSALHNPYGDGQACERIVNFIRNLK; via the coding sequence ATGAAGAAAAAAAATCTAATAGTTTTTGGAACACGTCCTGAAGCTATCAAAATGGCTCCTTTGGTTAAAGCTTTTCAAAATCAACCAGATTTTGAAACTAAAGTTTGTGTAACTGCACAGCATCGAGAAATGTTGGACCAAGTTTTGGAGTTCTTCGCTATCCAACCTGATTTTGATTTAAATCTAATGAAACCAAATCAAAATCTTTATACCTTAACAGCAGATATCATTACCGAATTAAAACCCGTACTTGAGGAATTTAAACCTGATTATGTCTACGTGCATGGTGATACAACGACGACCATGGCGAGCAGTATTGCTGCATTTTATTCAGGTGCTCAGGTTTGCCATGTCGAAGCGGGATTGAGAACCCATAATAAGCGCTCGCCATTTCCGGAAGAAATCAATCGACAGGTTGCAGGTAGAATTTGTGATTACCATTTCGCCCCGACGGAGGCATCAAAAGCTAATCTGTTGAGAGAGAATATTCAAGAAAAGGATATTTTGGTTACAGGTAACACCGTAATTGATGCGCTTTTCGATAGTTCCGAACGGGTAAAGGATTTGAACAATCCTGAAATTGAGAAATTGAAGGGAATTGTAGACACTGATAAAAGGTTGATTTTAGTTACTGGACATCGAAGAGAAAATCATGGGCAGGGCTTTATCAACATTTGTGAAGCACTGAAGGAAATTGCATTGACAAATCCAGATGTACAGATTATTTATCCAGTACACCTTAACCCGAATGTGAAGAAACCTGTTTATGAAATTCTATCGGATGTGTCGAATATTCAATTAATTGACCCATTGGCTTATCCAGCCTTTGTTTGGTTAATGAATAAATCCTATTTGATTATCACCGATTCCGGAGGTGTCCAGGAAGAGGCACCTAGTTTAGGTAAGCCTGTCTTAGTGATGCGTGATACCACGGAAAGACCTGAAGCAGTTGATGCTGGGACAGTCATTCTAGTGGGTACCGATAAGGGGAAAATTATTAAGGAAGCTCAAGATTTATTGAGAAATCCAGGAAGATATCAAGATATGTCTGCTTTACATAATCCATATGGAGATGGGCAGGCATGTGAAAGAATAGTAAATTTTATTAGAAACTTAAAATAA
- a CDS encoding transcriptional regulator produces the protein MLDSIITSKTRLKLLIKFFVTSSNKGYLRGIAEEFNESTNSIRKELNQLSDAGYLIKSQENNKIYYRANIEHPLFGSLQKLVRTYLGLDETIDQVLERTGNVKLVALLGDYARGVDSGTIEVLICGDGLDADYLTRLTEKTEQFLGKKIVIYPQMPEGVLQQIILYQKED, from the coding sequence ATGCTGGATTCGATCATTACATCCAAAACTCGTTTAAAGCTGCTGATTAAGTTCTTTGTAACTTCTTCAAACAAAGGCTATTTGCGGGGTATTGCCGAGGAATTTAATGAGTCAACGAATTCAATTCGTAAAGAATTGAATCAGCTGTCCGATGCCGGGTATTTAATCAAATCCCAAGAAAACAATAAGATTTATTATCGCGCGAATATAGAGCATCCCCTGTTTGGGTCGCTGCAGAAGTTGGTGCGGACCTATCTGGGATTGGATGAGACCATTGATCAGGTCTTGGAGCGGACCGGTAACGTGAAATTAGTGGCCCTGTTGGGGGATTATGCCCGGGGAGTAGATTCTGGAACCATTGAGGTCCTGATCTGTGGAGATGGATTGGATGCTGATTACCTGACCCGTCTGACCGAGAAAACCGAGCAGTTTCTTGGTAAGAAGATCGTAATCTATCCGCAGATGCCCGAAGGTGTGCTTCAACAAATTATTTTATATCAAAAAGAAGATTAA
- a CDS encoding SDR family oxidoreductase, with translation MSKILITGGAGFIGSNLTEYFLGKGHQVVVLDNFATGHRHNIAQHEGNPNFELIEGDIRNTADCEKAVQGVDYVLHQAALGSVPRSIKDPQTSNEVNVSGFLNMLVAARDANVKRFIYAASSSTYGDSESLPKVEDKIGKPLSPYAITKYVNELYAEIFSKTYGMETIGLRYFNVFGRRQDPNGAYAAVIPLFVKKFMNHESPVINGTGDYSRDFTYVDNVIQMNERAMLTENPEAINTVYNTAVGDRTTLNQLVGYLKEFLTEYDPEIAHVEVIHGPNRQGDIPHSLASVDKAKNLLGYAPSHVIKEGLREATKWYWDNLK, from the coding sequence ATGAGTAAAATATTAATTACTGGTGGTGCCGGTTTTATCGGTTCAAACCTTACTGAGTATTTTTTAGGAAAAGGACATCAGGTAGTGGTGTTGGATAATTTCGCAACAGGGCATCGTCATAATATCGCCCAGCATGAAGGAAATCCAAATTTTGAATTGATCGAAGGTGATATCCGAAATACAGCAGATTGTGAAAAAGCTGTTCAGGGTGTGGACTATGTACTGCATCAAGCGGCATTAGGTTCTGTTCCACGTTCGATTAAGGATCCGCAAACTTCCAATGAAGTCAATGTGTCAGGCTTTTTGAATATGCTTGTTGCAGCACGTGATGCAAATGTGAAACGCTTTATTTACGCGGCATCTTCTTCAACTTATGGCGATTCAGAATCCCTTCCAAAGGTTGAAGACAAAATTGGAAAACCATTATCGCCATATGCCATTACAAAATATGTAAATGAATTGTACGCAGAGATCTTTTCCAAAACATACGGTATGGAAACGATTGGTCTGCGTTATTTCAATGTGTTTGGTAGACGCCAAGACCCAAACGGCGCTTATGCAGCAGTAATTCCATTGTTCGTAAAAAAATTCATGAATCATGAAAGTCCGGTCATTAATGGCACAGGAGATTATTCCCGTGATTTCACCTATGTGGATAATGTCATTCAGATGAATGAAAGGGCCATGTTAACGGAAAATCCTGAAGCAATAAATACAGTTTACAACACTGCAGTTGGTGATAGGACAACTCTTAATCAATTGGTGGGGTATTTGAAAGAGTTTTTAACGGAGTATGATCCGGAAATTGCCCATGTCGAAGTAATCCATGGTCCTAATCGGCAAGGCGATATCCCACATTCCCTAGCTTCAGTTGATAAAGCCAAGAATCTGTTGGGGTATGCACCTTCACATGTTATTAAGGAGGGTTTGCGCGAAGCAACCAAATGGTATTGGGATAATTTAAAATAA
- the rfbB gene encoding dTDP-glucose 4,6-dehydratase gives MNKTILITGGAGFIGSHVVRTFVNKYPDYHIVNLDALTYAGNLENLRDVENAANYTFCKADIRDMDSMQQVFSEFKPDAVIHLAAESHVDRSITDPMAFVNTNVIGTVNLLNAAKELWGADFAGKRFHHVSTDEVFGALGDTGFFTEETKYDPHSPYSASKAASDHFVRAYHDTYGLPIVLTNCSNNYGPNHFPEKLIPLCILNILNNKPLPIYGDGKYTRDWLFVIDHARAIDTVFHEGVNGQSYNVGGFNEWKNIDLVRELCKQMDEKLGREAGTSEQLIQFVKDRPGHDLRYAIDASKIKAELGWEPSVTFEQGLSKTIDWFLNNQEWLEQVSSGDYRKYYANHYGAV, from the coding sequence ATGAACAAGACTATTCTTATTACTGGAGGTGCGGGCTTCATTGGTTCTCACGTGGTTAGGACTTTTGTCAACAAATATCCAGACTATCATATCGTTAATTTGGATGCATTGACCTATGCCGGAAACCTGGAAAACCTAAGGGATGTGGAAAATGCCGCAAATTATACATTTTGCAAGGCTGATATCCGCGATATGGACAGTATGCAGCAGGTCTTTTCAGAATTTAAGCCCGATGCGGTAATCCACCTGGCAGCAGAGTCCCACGTGGACCGCTCCATTACGGATCCCATGGCTTTCGTCAATACCAACGTTATCGGTACGGTGAATCTATTGAACGCCGCCAAGGAACTGTGGGGCGCGGACTTTGCCGGTAAGCGCTTTCATCATGTATCCACGGATGAGGTGTTCGGTGCGTTAGGGGATACAGGATTCTTTACGGAAGAAACCAAATACGACCCACATTCACCCTATTCTGCTTCAAAAGCAGCTTCCGATCATTTCGTACGTGCGTATCACGATACCTATGGTCTTCCCATTGTTTTGACGAATTGTTCCAACAATTACGGCCCGAATCATTTTCCGGAGAAGTTGATTCCACTCTGTATCCTGAATATTTTGAACAATAAACCATTGCCGATCTATGGCGATGGAAAATATACACGCGACTGGTTGTTCGTCATCGATCACGCCCGTGCGATCGATACAGTCTTTCATGAAGGTGTAAATGGACAATCCTATAATGTTGGCGGCTTTAACGAATGGAAGAATATCGACCTGGTTCGGGAGCTTTGCAAGCAAATGGACGAGAAATTGGGCCGTGAGGCAGGAACTTCTGAACAACTGATCCAGTTTGTGAAAGATAGACCTGGTCATGATTTGCGCTACGCCATCGATGCGAGCAAGATCAAAGCGGAGTTGGGATGGGAGCCTAGCGTAACATTTGAGCAGGGGCTTTCCAAAACGATCGACTGGTTCCTGAACAATCAGGAATGGCTGGAGCAGGTTTCTTCCGGCGACTATAGAAAATACTACGCGAATCATTACGGTGCGGTTTAA
- a CDS encoding nucleotide sugar dehydrogenase — MEIKKIACIGAGYVGGPTMSVIAQKNPGVQVTVVDLNKSRIEAWNAENLDELPVYEPGLDAVVAEARGRNLFFSTDVEGAIAEADMIFISVNTPTKTYGKGKGQAADLKFIELCARQIADVATSSKIIVEKSTIPVRTAATIKSILDHTGKGIQFHVLSNPEFLAEGTAIQDLHNPDRILIGGEDKGAIAALKSIYEAWVPSERIITTNLWSSELSKLVANAFLAQRVSSINSISELCEVTGANVDEVAHAIGQDSRIGSKFLKASVGFGGSCFQKDLLNLVYIARSYNLKSVADYWEQVILINDHQKTRFAEKIIQSMYNTVNGKKIAFMGWAFKKNTNDTRESAAIYVADHLLDEQAHIAVYDPKVQADQIYKDLDYLGTRTADENKELLSVTPDPYEAAQDAHGLAVLTEWDEFKDLDWKKIKDSMKKPAFIFDGRKLLDREKLEGLGFVYYAIGE, encoded by the coding sequence ATGGAAATCAAAAAGATTGCATGTATAGGAGCAGGATATGTTGGGGGACCAACCATGTCCGTGATTGCTCAAAAGAACCCTGGCGTGCAGGTGACGGTTGTCGATCTGAATAAATCGCGAATCGAAGCCTGGAATGCAGAAAACCTGGACGAACTTCCGGTCTATGAGCCTGGCCTAGATGCGGTCGTGGCGGAAGCACGCGGAAGGAACCTGTTCTTCTCAACCGACGTGGAAGGGGCGATCGCCGAAGCGGACATGATCTTTATCTCCGTAAACACGCCGACCAAGACATACGGTAAGGGAAAAGGACAGGCTGCCGATCTTAAATTTATAGAACTGTGTGCCCGCCAGATCGCCGATGTGGCGACTTCAAGCAAGATTATCGTCGAGAAATCCACGATCCCTGTACGAACAGCGGCAACCATAAAAAGTATCCTGGACCACACTGGAAAGGGAATTCAGTTCCACGTGCTCTCCAACCCAGAATTTCTGGCCGAAGGAACAGCAATCCAGGATCTGCACAACCCCGACCGTATTTTGATCGGTGGGGAAGATAAAGGCGCCATTGCGGCGTTGAAGTCAATATATGAGGCTTGGGTGCCATCAGAGCGTATTATTACCACGAATTTGTGGTCCTCGGAATTGTCAAAATTGGTGGCCAACGCCTTTTTGGCGCAACGGGTGTCCTCGATCAACTCCATTTCGGAGCTGTGTGAAGTCACAGGTGCCAATGTGGATGAAGTGGCCCATGCCATCGGGCAAGATTCCAGGATCGGGTCCAAGTTCCTGAAAGCATCTGTAGGATTTGGTGGCTCATGCTTCCAGAAGGATTTGCTCAATCTGGTCTATATCGCACGGTCCTATAACCTGAAATCGGTAGCAGACTATTGGGAACAGGTCATCCTGATCAATGATCACCAGAAGACTCGTTTCGCCGAGAAAATCATCCAATCCATGTATAATACCGTTAATGGCAAGAAAATTGCTTTCATGGGCTGGGCATTCAAGAAGAATACGAACGATACCCGAGAATCCGCAGCAATATATGTAGCCGATCACCTGCTGGATGAACAAGCACACATCGCGGTATATGACCCTAAGGTTCAAGCCGATCAGATCTATAAGGATCTCGACTACCTGGGAACACGAACCGCTGATGAAAATAAGGAATTACTGTCCGTAACACCCGATCCATACGAGGCCGCACAAGATGCACATGGCCTTGCCGTGTTGACGGAATGGGACGAATTCAAAGACCTCGACTGGAAAAAAATTAAAGATAGCATGAAAAAACCCGCTTTTATCTTCGACGGAAGGAAGTTGTTGGACAGAGAGAAACTGGAAGGCCTTGGGTTTGTGTATTATGCAATCGGTGAGTAA
- a CDS encoding serine O-acetyltransferase: MGYLPNYAIAWKYIKSDFVRYGYSLDSKKIVLNALFALNHCFTYSFWFRLAKVKTGLLYPLAKIMHRRLSRKYGIQIPVNTEIGFGLYIGHGVGLIINPTAKIGNNVNLSQFTTIGAHGKAANIGDNVYIGPSVCIVNEVNIGNNSTIGAGAVVVKDVPDFATAAGVPAKIINYNSTGELVNNRFKL; this comes from the coding sequence ATGGGCTATTTACCTAATTATGCAATTGCTTGGAAGTATATAAAAAGTGATTTTGTTAGATATGGTTATTCGCTAGATTCAAAGAAAATTGTATTAAATGCACTTTTTGCCTTAAATCATTGTTTTACATATTCTTTTTGGTTCAGATTAGCTAAGGTTAAAACGGGATTATTATACCCCTTAGCTAAAATAATGCATAGACGACTTTCAAGAAAATATGGAATTCAAATTCCAGTCAATACAGAAATTGGTTTTGGACTTTATATTGGTCACGGAGTTGGGCTTATTATCAATCCAACTGCAAAAATCGGAAATAATGTGAATTTAAGTCAATTTACAACTATTGGTGCACATGGGAAAGCTGCAAATATTGGAGATAATGTATATATAGGGCCTTCTGTATGTATTGTTAATGAGGTGAATATCGGGAATAATTCAACAATAGGAGCTGGCGCGGTTGTAGTTAAAGATGTTCCTGATTTTGCTACGGCAGCTGGTGTACCGGCAAAAATAATAAATTATAATAGTACTGGTGAATTGGTTAATAATAGATTTAAATTATAA
- the rfbD gene encoding dTDP-4-dehydrorhamnose reductase has protein sequence MAKKRIVVTGVSGQLGSELESLWRDAGHFDVVYLRREDLDLANPESISSRLANYAPDYIVHAAAYTAVDKAESEPELADAVNHLSAVEIAKYAAQHGAKLVSISTDYVFAGDQDFPLDEQQDTAPINVYGETKRQGELGILNVCPEAIIIRTSWVYSTFGKNFVKTMLHLMTTRDEISVVSDQIGSPTYARDLAVLIDHIIDKGPWIGGIYHYSNEGQCSWHEFAIAIRDLSGLTCQVHAIPTSAFPTAAKRPHYSLLSKEKIKETFHVAVPQWKDSLKEMLLKLEKNI, from the coding sequence ATGGCAAAGAAAAGAATAGTGGTGACAGGGGTATCGGGACAATTGGGTTCAGAGTTGGAATCCTTATGGCGTGATGCCGGACATTTCGATGTCGTTTACCTCCGTCGAGAGGATCTTGACCTCGCCAATCCGGAGAGTATTTCCTCCCGTTTGGCCAACTATGCACCAGACTATATCGTACATGCCGCTGCCTATACCGCAGTGGACAAGGCCGAATCCGAGCCGGAGCTCGCCGATGCCGTAAATCACCTGTCGGCAGTTGAAATCGCCAAGTATGCGGCTCAGCATGGCGCTAAGTTGGTGTCTATCTCTACGGACTACGTATTTGCCGGTGACCAGGATTTTCCGTTGGATGAACAGCAGGATACGGCACCCATCAATGTATATGGCGAGACCAAACGTCAGGGCGAACTCGGTATACTGAATGTCTGCCCGGAGGCGATAATCATCCGAACTTCCTGGGTGTACTCCACCTTTGGGAAGAATTTTGTCAAGACCATGCTGCATCTGATGACGACTCGGGACGAGATTTCTGTGGTGAGCGACCAGATCGGTTCGCCAACCTATGCGCGGGATCTTGCCGTTCTGATCGACCATATCATCGATAAGGGCCCTTGGATCGGCGGAATTTATCACTACTCCAACGAAGGACAGTGCAGCTGGCACGAATTTGCCATCGCTATCCGGGATTTATCTGGATTGACTTGCCAGGTACATGCTATCCCAACGAGTGCATTTCCTACGGCAGCCAAAAGACCGCATTACTCCCTGCTGAGCAAGGAAAAAATTAAGGAAACCTTTCATGTTGCCGTTCCGCAATGGAAGGACAGCCTGAAAGAGATGCTTTTGAAATTAGAAAAGAACATATAA
- a CDS encoding adenylyltransferase/cytidyltransferase family protein has translation MKESTKDASIAKKQADYNPGPRVGITFSTFDLLHAGHIMMLAEAKRQCDYLICGLQMDPTLDRPEKNAPTQTVVERYIQLRGCVYVDEIVPYSTEQDLEDILRSFKLDVRIVGDEYIDRDFTGRKYCEEKGIELYFNSRDHRFSSSGLRKIVADKENQKDGNSN, from the coding sequence ATGAAAGAATCGACAAAGGATGCTTCAATAGCGAAGAAGCAAGCAGATTATAATCCTGGACCAAGGGTCGGGATTACATTCAGTACATTCGACCTGCTCCATGCAGGACATATCATGATGTTGGCCGAAGCAAAACGCCAATGTGACTATTTGATCTGCGGTCTGCAGATGGACCCAACATTGGATAGACCCGAAAAAAATGCACCTACGCAGACGGTAGTGGAACGTTATATTCAATTAAGGGGATGTGTGTACGTGGATGAAATTGTTCCGTATTCAACGGAGCAGGATCTGGAGGATATCCTGAGATCATTCAAGCTGGATGTGCGTATAGTAGGCGATGAGTATATCGATCGGGATTTTACGGGACGAAAATATTGTGAAGAAAAGGGAATTGAGCTGTATTTTAACAGTCGGGATCATCGGTTTTCGAGCTCAGGGCTGAGAAAGATCGTAGCGGATAAGGAAAATCAAAAGGACGGAAATAGCAATTAA
- the rfbC gene encoding dTDP-4-dehydrorhamnose 3,5-epimerase produces MNVIETKLKGCFILEPRIIGDSRGYFFESYNQASFAELTGHQVNFVQDNQSFSSRGVIRGLHAQAGEFAQAKLVRVLQGEVVDVAVDARPDSPTFGQHVAVHLSAENKKQLFVPRGFLHGFVVLSEVAEFFYKCDNFYKKDAEWGVIFNDETLGIDWGIDAEELIISEKDQILPTFNKAIAALKTT; encoded by the coding sequence ATGAATGTTATAGAGACGAAGCTGAAAGGCTGTTTTATTTTGGAACCCCGTATCATTGGCGATAGCAGAGGTTATTTTTTTGAGAGTTACAATCAGGCATCCTTCGCGGAGCTGACCGGGCATCAGGTGAATTTTGTCCAGGACAACCAATCCTTTTCCAGCCGTGGTGTCATCCGTGGCCTGCATGCGCAGGCAGGCGAGTTTGCGCAGGCGAAGCTGGTTCGGGTACTGCAGGGTGAAGTGGTTGATGTTGCCGTTGATGCACGTCCGGATTCGCCGACCTTTGGTCAGCATGTGGCCGTCCACCTATCTGCAGAGAACAAGAAACAACTTTTCGTTCCACGTGGATTCCTGCATGGATTTGTGGTCCTGTCGGAGGTGGCTGAGTTTTTCTATAAATGCGACAATTTCTATAAAAAAGATGCCGAATGGGGTGTAATCTTTAATGATGAGACCCTCGGAATAGACTGGGGAATCGATGCTGAGGAACTGATCATATCTGAAAAGGACCAAATACTGCCTACATTTAACAAGGCAATAGCTGCCCTGAAAACAACGTAA
- a CDS encoding nucleotide sugar dehydrogenase, with amino-acid sequence MKNSYKIATIGLGYVGLPLARLFATKYPVVGFDINQKRIDELRSGKDLTLEIEDDILQAVLVGESPLNKDGSIGLFCSNQLSDIEDANFYVVTVPTPVDKHNRPDLTPLYKASETVGKVLKKGDIVVYESTVYPGVTEEECIPVLEKVSGLKFNVDFFAGYSPERINPGDKQHTVEKILKVTSGSTPEIGKIVDEVYKSVITAGTHLAPAIKVAEAAKVIENSQRDINIAFVNELAKIFNILDIDTHAVLEAAGTKWNFLPFKPGLVGGHCIGVDPYYLAQKAQEHGYHPEIILAGRRLNDSMGEYVASQVVKTMIKKGINVNGAEALMLGVTFKENCPDVRNTKIVDVIKALEDYGIKITTYDPWANPAEVKHEYGIDSVCEIPEKQYDAIVLGVAHNEFLAIDFGGLRKENSVVYDVKGILSESADAKL; translated from the coding sequence ATGAAGAATTCATATAAAATAGCAACTATTGGTTTGGGTTATGTAGGATTGCCACTAGCAAGATTATTTGCTACAAAATATCCAGTCGTTGGTTTTGATATTAACCAGAAAAGAATCGATGAACTTCGGTCTGGAAAAGATCTGACCCTTGAAATTGAGGATGATATTCTTCAAGCTGTATTGGTTGGAGAAAGCCCATTAAACAAAGATGGATCAATAGGTTTATTCTGTTCAAATCAATTATCCGATATTGAAGACGCTAATTTTTATGTAGTTACCGTTCCTACTCCTGTAGATAAACATAATAGACCCGATTTAACACCATTATACAAAGCCTCTGAAACTGTTGGAAAGGTGTTAAAAAAGGGTGATATAGTCGTGTATGAATCTACCGTTTACCCAGGCGTTACGGAAGAGGAATGTATTCCTGTGTTAGAAAAGGTTTCCGGATTGAAATTCAATGTAGATTTCTTTGCTGGTTATTCCCCAGAACGAATTAACCCAGGAGATAAGCAGCATACAGTTGAAAAAATCCTTAAAGTTACTTCAGGCTCCACACCCGAAATAGGAAAAATTGTTGATGAAGTTTACAAATCGGTTATTACCGCAGGAACTCACTTAGCGCCTGCAATTAAAGTGGCCGAAGCAGCGAAAGTGATTGAAAATTCTCAAAGAGATATCAATATCGCATTCGTAAATGAACTGGCAAAAATCTTTAATATCCTTGATATCGATACGCATGCTGTTCTGGAAGCAGCTGGCACAAAATGGAATTTTCTTCCTTTTAAACCGGGATTGGTAGGTGGACACTGTATTGGCGTTGACCCTTATTATTTGGCTCAAAAAGCACAAGAACATGGGTATCATCCAGAAATTATTTTAGCTGGTCGTCGATTGAATGATTCCATGGGCGAATATGTAGCTTCCCAGGTTGTAAAAACAATGATTAAGAAGGGAATTAACGTGAATGGTGCAGAAGCATTGATGTTGGGTGTGACTTTCAAGGAAAACTGTCCTGATGTTAGAAATACGAAAATTGTTGATGTGATCAAAGCACTGGAAGACTATGGTATTAAAATAACAACTTATGATCCTTGGGCAAATCCTGCGGAAGTGAAACACGAATACGGTATTGACAGTGTTTGTGAGATACCAGAAAAGCAATATGATGCAATCGTATTAGGAGTGGCACATAATGAGTTTTTAGCTATTGATTTTGGGGGCTTGAGGAAGGAGAATTCAGTAGTTTATGATGTGAAAGGCATTTTGTCTGAGAGTGCGGATGCTAAACTTTAA
- the rfbA gene encoding glucose-1-phosphate thymidylyltransferase RfbA has product MKGIILAGGSGTRLHPLTQVVSKQLLPVYDKPMIYYPLSVLLLAGIKEVLIISTPQDLPNFQRLFGDGSQLGISIQYAEQPSPDGLAQAFIIGADFIGDDDVCLILGDNIFYGAGLQQQLLEAKAKVENNEQAVVFGYYVDDPERYGVAAFDSNGKVLDIEEKPKSPKSNYAIVGLYFYPNSVVEVAKGVKPSDRGELEITTVNQEYLKQDVLQLQLLGRGFAWLDTGTHESLSEATEFIKTIEKRTSLKVACLEEIALSKGYIQKDELYNRVKDLKGVYFDYLKKISG; this is encoded by the coding sequence ATGAAAGGAATCATTTTAGCTGGCGGATCCGGTACGCGTTTACATCCCTTGACCCAAGTGGTGTCAAAGCAATTGTTACCGGTGTATGATAAGCCGATGATCTATTATCCGCTGTCCGTATTGCTTTTAGCGGGCATAAAAGAGGTACTCATCATTTCTACACCGCAGGATCTTCCGAATTTTCAACGACTGTTCGGTGATGGCAGCCAGCTGGGGATATCCATTCAATATGCCGAACAGCCTTCTCCAGATGGCTTGGCTCAGGCGTTTATTATTGGTGCCGATTTTATCGGTGATGACGATGTATGCCTGATCCTAGGGGATAACATCTTCTATGGTGCCGGGCTGCAGCAACAATTGCTGGAAGCTAAGGCTAAAGTAGAAAACAATGAACAGGCTGTGGTATTTGGCTATTATGTCGATGATCCGGAACGCTACGGTGTAGCTGCGTTCGATAGCAACGGCAAAGTATTGGATATCGAGGAGAAACCGAAATCGCCGAAGTCAAACTATGCCATCGTCGGTTTGTATTTCTATCCCAATTCAGTGGTTGAAGTGGCTAAAGGCGTAAAGCCATCCGACCGCGGGGAGCTAGAAATCACCACCGTAAACCAGGAATACCTGAAACAGGATGTCCTCCAATTGCAATTGCTCGGAAGAGGATTTGCATGGCTGGATACCGGGACCCATGAATCCCTGTCCGAAGCAACAGAGTTCATCAAAACCATCGAAAAGCGAACATCCCTGAAAGTGGCTTGTCTGGAGGAAATAGCCCTCTCCAAAGGCTATATCCAGAAAGATGAACTCTATAACCGTGTAAAGGACCTGAAGGGCGTGTACTTTGACTACCTTAAAAAGATTTCAGGGTAA